The Actinomadura graeca nucleotide sequence GCTCAAGCACCCCCTCGCGCTGGCCCGCGACATCGGCACGCTCGACCTGCTGTCGGAGGGGCGCCTCGTCGTCCAGCCGACCGTGAGCTGGAGCCGGGACGAGTACGCCGCGCTGAACGTCCCCTTCGGCAAGCGGGGCAGGATCCTCGACGAGCAGCTGGAGATCTGGGACCTGCTCTGGCGCGGGTCGCCCGTCTCCTACAGCGGCGAGCACTTCTCCTTCGAGGACGTCTACTTCGAGCCGCGCGCCTACCGCCCCGACGGGCCCCGCATGTGGTTCGGCGGGCAGCACATGCACGACCGGCTCCTGGACCGCCTCGTCAAGTACGGCCATGGGTTCCACCCGCTCGGCCACCCGACGCCGGAGGACCTGGAGCGGCTCGCCGCGGGCATGGCGGCGGCCGGACGCGACATCGCCGAGCTGGAGCGCATCGGGGGCTGCCGCCCGGTCTTCCCCGACGACCATTCGGTGTCGCCGCTCGCCCCCGCGCTGGAGGGCGTCCCCGGCAAGATCGCGCAGGGGTTCACGACGTTCTGCATCAAGCCGTCGCAGTTCACCGACGACCCGGACGGCGTCGGCGCGTTCTGCCGCGAGGTCATCAAGCGGACCGACGCCCTCCTCTCCTGAGCGGGGCACTCCCCGAACAGGCACCGCCCCCACCGGGGGCGACGCGAAACCGGCCGGGCCGCGGATGCGGCCCGGCCGGTCCCGTTCCGGTCGCCCTAGCGGCGCGGCGCCCGGATGCCCCGGAACTCCCAGTCGCCGCCGAAGGTCGTGGAGATGACCTCCTCGGACTCGGTCGGCTGCGCGCCGCAGTCGTCGCGGACCGGGACCGGCCCGGCGACGATGTGGTTGCGGAGCCGCCCGAGGCCCTCGGCCTCGACCTCGACGACGT carries:
- a CDS encoding LLM class flavin-dependent oxidoreductase, whose amino-acid sequence is MTPRFVLVLSENWTMTTGRDLPTLVRWAREAEDAGFDAVMVSEHVVLGPDAGADGVMGNPREYALPGNQDPFTPWPGSLMLLSAIASVTTRIRLAAAAVLAPLKHPLALARDIGTLDLLSEGRLVVQPTVSWSRDEYAALNVPFGKRGRILDEQLEIWDLLWRGSPVSYSGEHFSFEDVYFEPRAYRPDGPRMWFGGQHMHDRLLDRLVKYGHGFHPLGHPTPEDLERLAAGMAAAGRDIAELERIGGCRPVFPDDHSVSPLAPALEGVPGKIAQGFTTFCIKPSQFTDDPDGVGAFCREVIKRTDALLS